The following coding sequences lie in one Pseudomonas sp. B33.4 genomic window:
- the nusG gene encoding transcription termination/antitermination protein NusG has translation MAKRWYVVHAYSGYEKHVMRSLIERVKLAGMEDGFGEILVPTEEVVEMRNGQKRKSERKFFPGYVLVQMDMNEGTWHLVKDTPRVMGFIGGTADKPAPITDKEAEAILRRVADGSDKPKPKTLFEPGETVRVNDGPFADFNGVVEEVNYEKSRIQVAVLIFGRSTPVELEFSQVEKV, from the coding sequence GTGGCTAAGCGTTGGTATGTTGTGCATGCTTACTCGGGTTACGAGAAGCATGTGATGCGCTCGCTGATCGAGCGCGTAAAGCTGGCTGGCATGGAAGATGGCTTCGGCGAGATTCTGGTTCCCACTGAAGAAGTGGTTGAAATGCGTAATGGCCAGAAGCGCAAAAGCGAGCGTAAGTTCTTTCCGGGCTACGTGCTGGTTCAGATGGATATGAATGAGGGTACTTGGCACTTGGTCAAGGATACTCCTCGGGTGATGGGCTTTATTGGCGGTACTGCTGATAAGCCTGCACCGATCACCGATAAAGAGGCAGAAGCGATTCTGCGTCGTGTTGCTGATGGTAGCGACAAGCCGAAGCCGAAGACTCTCTTCGAGCCAGGTGAAACGGTGCGTGTCAATGACGGTCCATTCGCTGATTTCAATGGCGTTGTTGAAGAAGTTAATTACGAAAAGAGCCGGATCCAAGTGGCTGTGCTTATTTTCGGTCGCTCTACTCCGGTAGAGTTGGAGTTCAGTCAGGTCGAAAAGGTCTAA
- the tuf gene encoding elongation factor Tu, giving the protein MAKEKFDRSLPHVNVGTIGHVDHGKTTLTAALTRVCSEVFGSAIVDFDKIDSAPEEKARGITINTAHVEYNSTIRHYAHVDCPGHADYVKNMITGAAQMDGAILVCSAADGPMPQTREHILLSRQVGVPYIVVFLNKADLVDDAELLELVEMEVRDLLSTYDFPGDDTPIIIGSARMALEGKDDNEMGTTAVRKLVETLDTYIPEPVRMIDKPFLMPIEDVFSISGRGTVVTGRIERGIVRVQDPLEIVGLRDTTVTTCTGVEMFRKLLDEGRAGENCGVLLRGAKRDDVERGQVLVKPGSVKPHTKFTAEVYVLSKEEGGRHTPFFKGYRPQFYFRTTDVTGNCELPEGVEMVMPGDNIQMTVTLIKTIAMEDGLRFAIREGGRTVGAGVVAKIIE; this is encoded by the coding sequence ATGGCTAAGGAAAAATTTGATCGTTCCCTGCCCCACGTCAACGTTGGGACCATTGGTCACGTTGACCACGGTAAAACCACTCTGACTGCTGCTCTGACTCGCGTTTGCTCCGAAGTTTTCGGTTCTGCAATCGTTGACTTCGACAAGATCGACAGCGCACCAGAAGAAAAAGCTCGCGGTATCACCATCAACACCGCTCACGTTGAGTACAACTCGACAATTCGTCACTACGCTCACGTTGACTGCCCAGGTCACGCTGACTACGTGAAGAACATGATCACTGGTGCTGCCCAGATGGACGGCGCGATCCTGGTTTGCTCGGCCGCCGATGGTCCGATGCCGCAAACCCGTGAGCACATCCTGCTGTCCCGTCAGGTAGGCGTTCCGTACATCGTGGTCTTCCTGAACAAGGCTGACCTGGTAGACGACGCTGAGCTGCTGGAACTGGTTGAGATGGAAGTTCGCGACCTGCTGTCCACCTATGACTTCCCGGGCGATGACACTCCAATCATCATCGGTTCGGCTCGTATGGCGCTGGAAGGCAAAGACGACAACGAAATGGGCACCACTGCCGTTCGTAAACTGGTTGAAACTCTGGATACCTACATCCCTGAGCCAGTTCGTATGATCGACAAGCCATTCCTGATGCCGATCGAAGACGTGTTCTCGATCTCGGGTCGCGGTACTGTTGTGACTGGTCGTATCGAGCGCGGTATCGTTCGCGTTCAGGATCCACTGGAAATCGTTGGTCTGCGTGACACTACCGTCACCACCTGCACCGGTGTTGAAATGTTCCGCAAACTGCTCGACGAAGGTCGTGCTGGCGAGAACTGCGGCGTTCTGCTGCGTGGCGCCAAGCGTGACGACGTTGAGCGTGGTCAGGTTCTGGTTAAGCCGGGTTCGGTTAAGCCGCACACCAAGTTCACCGCAGAAGTTTACGTTCTGAGCAAGGAAGAAGGCGGTCGTCATACTCCGTTCTTCAAAGGCTACCGTCCACAGTTCTACTTCCGTACTACTGACGTGACTGGTAACTGCGAGCTGCCAGAAGGTGTTGAAATGGTAATGCCAGGTGACAACATTCAGATGACTGTTACCCTGATCAAAACCATCGCGATGGAAGACGGTCTGCGTTTCGCTATCCGTGAAGGCGGTCGTACCGTCGGCGCTGGCGTCGTAGCTAAAATCATCGAGTAA
- a CDS encoding anhydro-N-acetylmuramic acid kinase → MALYIGVMSGTSLDGLDIALIEQTSAIKLIATHYIPMPESLRAELLGLCASGPDEIARSAIAQQNWVKLAAQGIYTLLDQQRLKAESIRAIGSHGQTIRHEPARGFTVQIGNPALLTELTGITVVSDFRSRDVAAGGQGAPLVPAFHEALFEERTGNQAVLNVGGFSNLSLIEPTKPVAGFDCGPGNVLMDAWIQQQRGENYDRNGQWAASGTIEPTLLKALLSDPFFMTKGPKSTGREVFNLAWLEQHLARLPSFAPENVQATLLELTALTIVESLQSAQSATQELLVCGGGAHNATLMKRMAELLPTTTVASTATHGVDPDWVEAMAFAWLAHCCLEGIAANRPSVTGAKGLRVLGAIYPN, encoded by the coding sequence ATGGCCCTGTATATCGGTGTAATGTCTGGAACCAGCCTCGACGGTCTGGACATTGCCCTGATCGAACAGACTTCGGCGATCAAGCTGATCGCCACGCACTACATTCCCATGCCTGAATCACTGCGCGCCGAGCTGCTTGGCTTGTGCGCCAGCGGCCCTGACGAAATTGCCCGCTCGGCAATTGCCCAGCAAAACTGGGTGAAGCTCGCCGCGCAGGGTATTTACACTCTTCTCGATCAGCAGCGGCTCAAAGCCGAAAGCATTCGTGCGATCGGCAGCCACGGCCAGACCATTCGCCATGAACCGGCGCGCGGCTTTACCGTGCAGATCGGCAACCCTGCCCTGCTGACCGAATTGACCGGCATCACTGTCGTCAGCGACTTCCGCAGCCGCGATGTCGCTGCCGGGGGCCAGGGCGCACCCTTGGTACCCGCTTTCCATGAGGCGTTGTTTGAAGAGCGTACCGGTAATCAGGCGGTCTTGAATGTCGGCGGTTTCAGCAACCTGAGTCTGATAGAGCCGACCAAGCCTGTAGCCGGTTTCGACTGCGGCCCGGGGAATGTTCTGATGGACGCGTGGATCCAGCAGCAGCGCGGTGAAAACTACGATCGCAACGGACAATGGGCTGCCAGCGGCACAATCGAGCCAACCTTGCTGAAAGCCCTGCTCAGCGATCCGTTCTTCATGACTAAAGGCCCGAAAAGCACCGGCCGCGAAGTGTTCAACCTTGCATGGCTGGAACAGCACCTTGCGCGACTACCGAGCTTCGCGCCTGAAAACGTGCAGGCTACGCTGCTCGAACTTACCGCACTGACCATCGTCGAGTCGCTGCAAAGCGCTCAATCCGCGACTCAAGAATTGTTGGTCTGCGGCGGTGGCGCGCACAACGCCACGCTGATGAAGCGTATGGCCGAGTTGCTGCCGACCACCACGGTCGCCAGCACTGCGACCCACGGTGTTGATCCGGACTGGGTTGAGGCCATGGCCTTCGCCTGGCTCGCCCATTGCTGCCTCGAAGGTATCGCCGCCAACCGCCCGAGCGTCACCGGCGCCAAAGGTCTGCGCGTACTCGGCGCGATCTACCCCAACTGA
- the argC gene encoding N-acetyl-gamma-glutamyl-phosphate reductase, with amino-acid sequence MVKVGIVGGTGYTGVELLRLLAQHPQAEVVVITSRSEAGLAVADMYPNLRGHYDGLAFSVPDIKTLGACDVVFFATPHGVAHALAGELLAAGTKVIDLSADFRLQDAEEWAKWYGQPHGAPELLDEAVYGLPEVNREQIKKARLIAVPGCYPTATQLGFLPLLEAGLADTARLIADCKSGVSGAGRGAAVGSLYSETSESMKAYAVKGHRHLPEIRQGLRRAAGKDVGLTFVPHLTPMIRGIHSTLYATVVDRSVDLQALFEKRYANEPFVDVMPAGSHPETRSVRGANVCRVAVHRPQDGDLVVVLSVIDNLVKGASGQAVQNMNILFGLDERFGLSHAGMLP; translated from the coding sequence ATGGTCAAGGTCGGTATCGTCGGCGGCACGGGTTACACCGGTGTCGAATTGCTGCGTCTGTTGGCACAGCATCCGCAGGCAGAAGTGGTGGTGATCACTTCCCGATCCGAGGCCGGTCTGGCCGTGGCTGACATGTACCCGAACCTGCGCGGCCACTACGACGGCCTGGCGTTCAGCGTGCCCGACATCAAAACCCTCGGCGCTTGCGATGTGGTGTTCTTCGCCACGCCGCATGGTGTGGCTCACGCATTGGCGGGCGAACTGCTGGCGGCAGGCACCAAGGTCATCGACCTGTCGGCAGACTTCCGCCTGCAAGACGCTGAAGAATGGGCCAAATGGTACGGCCAGCCACACGGCGCGCCTGAGTTGCTGGACGAAGCGGTTTACGGTCTGCCGGAAGTCAATCGCGAGCAGATCAAGAAAGCCCGTCTGATCGCGGTGCCAGGTTGCTATCCGACCGCAACCCAGCTGGGTTTCCTGCCTTTGCTGGAGGCGGGTCTGGCTGATACTGCGCGTCTGATCGCCGACTGCAAGTCCGGCGTCAGCGGTGCCGGTCGTGGTGCGGCTGTAGGCTCCCTGTACTCCGAAACGTCGGAAAGCATGAAAGCTTACGCGGTGAAAGGTCATCGTCACCTGCCGGAAATTCGCCAGGGCCTGCGTCGTGCGGCGGGTAAGGATGTCGGTCTGACCTTCGTTCCGCACCTGACGCCGATGATCCGTGGCATTCACTCCACACTCTACGCGACCGTGGTGGATCGTTCGGTGGATCTGCAGGCACTGTTCGAAAAGCGTTATGCCAACGAACCGTTCGTCGACGTAATGCCGGCCGGTAGCCACCCGGAAACCCGTAGCGTGCGCGGCGCCAACGTTTGCCGCGTAGCCGTTCACCGTCCTCAGGATGGCGATCTGGTGGTGGTGTTGTCGGTGATCGACAATCTGGTCAAAGGCGCGTCGGGCCAAGCGGTACAGAACATGAACATCCTGTTCGGTCTGGATGAGCGCTTCGGCCTGTCCCATGCCGGTATGCTGCCGTAA
- a CDS encoding pantothenate kinase — protein sequence MILELDCGNSFIKWRVLKAAPGALFSEGVVDSDLALLASLRSLDGLMLRKCRVVSVRTAEETDALIHAIEREFGISVVCAKSAREMSGVKNGYEDYERLGLDRWLAMLGGFHLASGSACLVLDFGTAVTADFIAADGEHLGGFICPGMPLMRNQLRTHTRKIRYGDLAAERALSSNAPGRTTVEAVERGCSLMLRGFVLTQLEMASSYWGKDFAIFITGGDAVLVADVAPEARVVPDLVFVGLAMACPFS from the coding sequence ATGATTCTTGAGCTCGACTGCGGGAACAGCTTTATTAAATGGCGAGTACTGAAGGCTGCGCCCGGGGCTCTCTTTTCCGAGGGAGTTGTCGACTCTGATTTGGCGTTGCTGGCTAGTTTGAGATCCCTTGACGGGCTCATGCTGCGCAAGTGTCGCGTGGTCAGTGTCAGGACTGCGGAGGAAACCGATGCATTGATCCATGCGATCGAGCGGGAGTTCGGCATTTCGGTGGTGTGCGCGAAGTCCGCTCGTGAAATGTCTGGTGTCAAAAATGGTTATGAAGACTACGAGCGTCTAGGGCTCGATAGATGGTTGGCCATGCTTGGCGGGTTTCATCTCGCATCGGGCAGCGCTTGCCTGGTACTCGATTTCGGTACGGCGGTAACTGCTGATTTTATTGCTGCTGATGGTGAGCATCTGGGCGGCTTTATTTGCCCGGGGATGCCATTGATGCGAAATCAGTTGCGTACCCATACCCGCAAGATTCGCTATGGCGACCTGGCAGCTGAACGCGCGCTGTCCAGCAATGCGCCAGGGCGGACCACTGTTGAGGCGGTGGAGCGTGGGTGTTCGTTAATGTTGCGAGGCTTTGTGCTGACTCAACTGGAAATGGCGAGTTCCTACTGGGGGAAAGATTTCGCAATCTTTATAACCGGCGGTGATGCTGTATTGGTCGCAGATGTCGCTCCCGAGGCCCGAGTCGTACCCGACCTCGTGTTTGTGGGGTTGGCTATGGCGTGTCCTTTTTCCTGA
- a CDS encoding nitronate monooxygenase family protein: MSLPALLEQRLRLPVVAAPMFLISNPELVLACCRNGVVGSFPALNQRESSGFKAWLEQIEAGLATLDNPAPYAVNLIVHNSNPRLQADLNICVEHKVPIVITSLGAVKELVDAVHSYGGLVFHDVTTRRHAEKAAEAGVDGLIAVAAGAGGHAGTWSPFALIAEIRQFFDKTLLLAGCLNHGHEILAAQLLGADLAYFGTRFIGTTESHAPDAYKEMLLTAKAADIIHTPAVSGVPASFMRQSLESAGFDMAALQGKGEVNFGDKLKPISDEAKAWKTVWSAGQGVGQIDDLPNVDQLIARLDAEYRQAQENAAQLTKHWPR, encoded by the coding sequence ATGTCGCTGCCCGCTTTGCTCGAACAACGCCTGCGCCTGCCTGTGGTGGCCGCGCCGATGTTTCTGATTTCCAATCCTGAGCTGGTGCTCGCCTGCTGCCGCAATGGCGTGGTCGGCAGTTTTCCGGCACTGAACCAGCGCGAAAGCAGCGGCTTCAAAGCCTGGCTGGAACAGATCGAAGCGGGACTGGCGACACTGGATAACCCGGCGCCGTATGCGGTGAACCTGATCGTGCACAACAGCAACCCGCGCCTGCAGGCGGACCTGAACATCTGCGTCGAACACAAAGTGCCGATCGTCATCACCAGTCTCGGCGCGGTGAAGGAGTTGGTCGACGCGGTGCACAGCTATGGTGGTCTGGTATTCCATGACGTGACCACTCGCCGCCACGCCGAGAAAGCGGCTGAGGCCGGTGTCGACGGCTTGATCGCCGTCGCGGCCGGCGCCGGCGGTCATGCCGGGACCTGGAGCCCGTTTGCGCTGATCGCCGAGATTCGGCAGTTCTTCGACAAGACGCTGTTGCTTGCAGGATGTTTGAACCATGGCCATGAGATTCTCGCAGCTCAACTGCTTGGCGCGGATTTGGCCTACTTCGGTACGCGATTTATCGGCACCACGGAAAGTCATGCGCCTGACGCGTACAAGGAGATGCTGCTGACAGCCAAGGCTGCGGACATCATTCATACTCCAGCGGTGTCGGGAGTGCCGGCGAGTTTTATGCGCCAGAGCCTTGAGTCCGCCGGTTTCGATATGGCCGCTCTGCAAGGCAAAGGCGAAGTGAACTTCGGCGACAAGCTCAAGCCGATCAGCGATGAAGCCAAAGCCTGGAAAACCGTGTGGTCTGCCGGTCAAGGCGTAGGGCAGATCGATGACCTGCCGAACGTGGATCAATTGATCGCGCGACTGGACGCGGAATATCGTCAGGCACAGGAAAACGCGGCGCAGCTGACGAAACACTGGCCACGCTAA
- a CDS encoding peptidoglycan DD-metalloendopeptidase family protein — translation MTTEPSKAPPLYPKTHLLAASGIAALLSLALLVFPSSDVEAKKTTLSLELESPAEQLTQDQDAADAAQATNEPVASPFAQIENSDENTPQTAEAAPVPAPAAEKTKAPGHREVVVAKGDTLSTLFEKVGLPAASVHEVLASDKQAKQFSQLKHGQKLEFELNPEGQLTSLHSKVSDVETITLTKNDKGYAFNRVTAKPTVRTAYVHGVINSSLSQSAARAGLSHSLTMDMASVFGYDVDFAQDIRQGDEFDVIYEQKVVNGKSVGNGPILSARFTNRGKTYTAVRYTNKQGNSSYYTADGNSMRKAFIRTPVDFARISSKFSMGRKHPILNKIRAHKGVDYAAPRGTPIKAAGDGKVLLAGRRGGYGNTVIIQHGNTYRTLYGHMQGFAKGVKTGGTVKQGQVIGYIGTTGLSTGPHLHYEFQVNGVHVDPLGQKLPMADPIAKAERARFLAQSQPLMARMDQEKATMLASSKR, via the coding sequence ATGACCACAGAACCGTCTAAAGCGCCTCCGCTTTACCCGAAGACCCACCTGCTCGCCGCAAGTGGAATCGCCGCCCTTCTTAGCCTGGCTCTCCTGGTATTCCCTTCCAGTGATGTTGAAGCCAAAAAGACGACCCTGAGCCTTGAACTGGAAAGTCCCGCTGAACAACTGACACAGGATCAAGACGCTGCTGATGCGGCTCAAGCCACAAATGAGCCGGTCGCTTCACCGTTTGCTCAAATCGAAAACAGTGACGAAAACACCCCACAAACCGCTGAAGCTGCACCTGTGCCGGCGCCTGCTGCGGAGAAAACAAAAGCTCCCGGCCACCGCGAAGTCGTTGTCGCCAAAGGCGACACGCTGTCCACGCTGTTCGAAAAAGTCGGCCTGCCAGCTGCTTCCGTACATGAAGTTCTGGCCAGCGATAAACAAGCCAAACAGTTCAGCCAACTCAAACATGGCCAAAAACTCGAATTCGAATTGAACCCGGAAGGCCAACTGACCAGCCTGCACAGCAAGGTCAGCGACGTCGAAACCATTACCCTGACCAAGAATGACAAGGGTTATGCCTTCAACCGGGTCACTGCAAAACCTACCGTTCGCACCGCTTATGTCCACGGCGTAATCAATAGCTCGCTCTCCCAATCTGCCGCGCGTGCAGGCCTGTCCCACAGCCTGACCATGGATATGGCCAGCGTCTTTGGCTATGACGTGGACTTCGCTCAGGACATCCGCCAGGGTGACGAATTCGACGTGATCTACGAGCAGAAAGTGGTCAACGGCAAGTCAGTCGGCAACGGCCCGATCCTGTCCGCACGCTTTACCAACCGCGGCAAAACCTACACCGCCGTGCGTTACACCAACAAACAAGGCAACAGCAGCTACTACACGGCTGACGGCAATAGCATGCGCAAGGCGTTCATCCGTACGCCGGTGGACTTCGCCCGCATCAGCTCGAAGTTCTCCATGGGCCGCAAGCACCCGATCCTCAACAAGATCCGCGCCCACAAAGGCGTCGATTATGCTGCGCCACGCGGTACGCCGATCAAGGCTGCCGGCGACGGTAAAGTCTTGCTCGCCGGGCGTCGCGGTGGCTACGGCAACACCGTGATCATCCAGCACGGCAACACTTACCGTACGCTGTATGGCCACATGCAAGGGTTCGCCAAAGGCGTGAAGACTGGCGGTACCGTGAAACAGGGCCAAGTGATTGGTTACATCGGCACTACCGGCCTGTCCACCGGCCCGCACTTGCACTATGAGTTCCAGGTCAATGGCGTTCACGTAGACCCGCTGGGGCAGAAGCTGCCAATGGCTGACCCGATTGCCAAAGCCGAGCGCGCTCGTTTCCTGGCCCAGAGCCAACCGCTGATGGCGCGCATGGATCAAGAGAAGGCCACCATGCTGGCTTCGAGCAAGCGTTAA
- the erpA gene encoding iron-sulfur cluster insertion protein ErpA → MSVESFTPTALQFTHGAAHKVKSLVDEEGNDRLKLRVFVTGGGCSGFQYGFTFDEDVAEDDTIVEREGVSLVVDPMSFQYLAGAEVDYQEGLEGSRFVIKNPNATTTCGCGSSFSI, encoded by the coding sequence ATGAGCGTCGAATCCTTCACCCCCACGGCTTTGCAATTCACCCACGGTGCCGCGCACAAGGTGAAGAGCCTGGTCGATGAAGAGGGGAATGATCGCTTGAAGCTGCGCGTATTCGTTACGGGCGGCGGTTGTTCAGGGTTTCAATACGGTTTCACCTTCGATGAAGATGTGGCCGAGGACGACACCATCGTCGAGCGCGAAGGCGTGAGTCTGGTGGTTGATCCTATGAGCTTTCAGTACCTGGCCGGTGCTGAAGTGGATTACCAGGAAGGTCTGGAAGGTTCGCGCTTCGTGATCAAGAACCCGAACGCCACCACGACGTGTGGTTGCGGGTCTTCGTTCTCGATCTGA
- the secE gene encoding preprotein translocase subunit SecE, which produces MTPKAEAQGSRFDLLKWLVVVALVVVGVVGNQYYSASPILYRVLALLVIAAVAAFVGLQTAKGKSFFVLVKEARTEIRKVVWPTRQETTQTTLIVVAVVLVMALLLWGLDSLLGWLVSLIVG; this is translated from the coding sequence ATGACTCCTAAAGCTGAAGCTCAAGGCTCTCGCTTCGATCTGCTCAAGTGGCTTGTAGTTGTCGCTTTGGTAGTTGTTGGCGTTGTTGGTAATCAGTATTACTCTGCTTCGCCGATCCTGTACCGTGTACTCGCTTTGCTTGTCATTGCTGCTGTAGCTGCCTTTGTAGGCCTGCAGACTGCGAAGGGCAAGTCTTTCTTTGTACTGGTGAAGGAAGCTCGCACCGAGATTCGTAAAGTCGTGTGGCCAACTCGCCAAGAAACCACGCAGACCACCCTGATTGTGGTGGCTGTTGTCCTGGTTATGGCGTTGCTGTTGTGGGGGCTTGATTCCCTGCTCGGTTGGCTTGTTTCCTTGATTGTCGGCTAA
- the tyrS gene encoding tyrosine--tRNA ligase has product MKSVEEQLALIKRGAEELLVESELIEKLKRGQPLRIKAGFDPTAPDLHLGHTVLINKLRQFQELGHQVIFLIGDFTGMIGDPSGKSATRPPLTREQVLENAETYKTQVFKILDPAKTEVAFNSTWMDQMGPADFIRLTSQYTVARMLERDDFDKRYTTNQPIAIHEFLYPLVQGYDSVALRADVELGGTDQKFNLLMGRELQRGYGQEAQCILTMPLLEGLDGVKKMSKSLGNYVGIQEAPGVMYSKLVSIPDALMWRYFELLSFRSMDEIGALRADVEAGANPRDVKIKLAEEIVARFHGEEAAANAHRAAGNRMKDGELPDDLPEIELASAEDMPIAAVLNKAGLVKNSAAARDLLASGGVRVDGEVVDRSFIYVLGATHVCQAGKKAFARITLKSE; this is encoded by the coding sequence ATGAAGTCGGTTGAAGAGCAGCTAGCGCTGATTAAACGTGGTGCGGAAGAACTGTTGGTCGAGTCCGAGCTGATCGAGAAGCTCAAGCGCGGCCAGCCGTTGCGTATCAAGGCTGGTTTCGATCCGACCGCACCGGATCTGCACCTGGGTCACACGGTGCTTATTAATAAGCTGCGCCAGTTCCAGGAACTGGGGCATCAAGTGATCTTCCTTATAGGTGACTTCACCGGGATGATCGGTGATCCGAGCGGCAAGAGTGCCACGCGCCCTCCGCTGACTCGTGAGCAGGTTCTAGAGAACGCCGAGACTTACAAGACTCAGGTTTTCAAAATTCTTGATCCGGCGAAAACCGAAGTTGCCTTTAACTCCACCTGGATGGATCAGATGGGGCCGGCGGATTTCATTCGCCTGACTTCGCAGTACACCGTTGCTCGTATGCTTGAGCGCGATGACTTCGACAAGCGCTACACCACCAATCAGCCAATCGCTATCCACGAATTCCTCTATCCGCTTGTTCAGGGATATGACTCGGTTGCGCTACGCGCTGATGTCGAGTTGGGCGGCACTGATCAGAAGTTCAACTTGCTGATGGGGCGTGAGCTACAGCGTGGTTATGGTCAAGAGGCTCAATGCATTCTGACGATGCCGTTGCTTGAAGGTCTGGATGGCGTGAAGAAGATGTCCAAGTCGTTGGGCAACTATGTCGGCATTCAGGAAGCGCCGGGCGTTATGTACAGCAAGCTGGTTTCGATTCCGGATGCATTGATGTGGCGTTACTTCGAGTTGCTGAGCTTCCGCTCGATGGATGAGATCGGTGCGCTGCGTGCTGATGTAGAAGCAGGTGCCAATCCACGCGACGTCAAAATCAAGCTGGCTGAAGAGATCGTTGCGCGTTTCCATGGTGAGGAGGCTGCAGCCAATGCTCATCGCGCTGCGGGCAATCGCATGAAAGACGGCGAGCTGCCGGATGACCTGCCAGAGATCGAGCTGGCTTCCGCTGAAGACATGCCGATTGCAGCTGTCCTTAATAAGGCGGGTCTGGTGAAAAACTCGGCGGCGGCGCGCGACCTGTTGGCGTCCGGCGGCGTGCGCGTTGATGGTGAGGTGGTTGATCGTTCCTTTATATACGTACTGGGCGCTACCCACGTTTGCCAGGCTGGCAAGAAGGCGTTTGCACGCATTACGCTGAAATCCGAGTAA
- the birA gene encoding bifunctional biotin--[acetyl-CoA-carboxylase] ligase/biotin operon repressor BirA yields MLTLLNLLKDGRFHSGQDLGAALGISRSAVWKQLQHLEADLGLSIHKVRGRGYQLAAPLMLLDPLTISAMAPGWPVTVLDLVDSTNAEALRAIGQGSLAPFLVLAERQVSGRGRRGRKWVSPFAENLYYSLVLRIDGGMRQLEGLSLVVGLAVLQALRNFGVPSAGLKWPNDVLVGNKKIAGILLELVGDPADVCHVVLGIGINVNMQLADEVDQQWTSIRLESGKSSDRNALVVELSEQLHAYIQRHQANGFSVLQAEWEANHLWQDRAVSLIAGSSQVDGVVLGIDSQGALRLKVGGVEKVFSGGELSLRLRDDS; encoded by the coding sequence ATGCTGACGTTGTTGAACCTTCTGAAGGATGGTCGATTCCATTCTGGTCAGGATCTGGGCGCTGCCCTGGGAATAAGTCGAAGTGCGGTATGGAAGCAGCTTCAGCATCTGGAGGCTGATCTTGGCTTATCTATTCATAAAGTTAGGGGGCGGGGCTATCAACTGGCTGCGCCATTGATGCTGCTCGACCCTCTGACTATATCTGCAATGGCGCCAGGCTGGCCGGTGACCGTTCTGGATTTGGTCGATTCGACAAACGCTGAGGCTTTGCGCGCGATCGGCCAAGGTAGTTTGGCGCCCTTTTTGGTGCTCGCGGAGCGGCAAGTCTCCGGGCGCGGGCGAAGAGGTCGCAAATGGGTGAGCCCGTTTGCTGAAAATCTTTATTACAGCCTTGTTCTGCGTATTGATGGCGGAATGCGTCAACTCGAGGGCTTGAGTCTTGTCGTGGGGTTGGCTGTCTTGCAGGCTCTGCGAAATTTCGGTGTGCCAAGTGCCGGATTGAAGTGGCCCAACGATGTCCTGGTAGGTAACAAGAAAATCGCCGGTATTCTCCTTGAGCTCGTCGGAGATCCGGCAGACGTTTGCCATGTGGTGTTAGGTATTGGCATCAATGTGAATATGCAGCTAGCTGATGAGGTCGACCAGCAATGGACCTCTATCCGGCTTGAGTCAGGCAAAAGCAGTGATCGTAATGCCTTGGTGGTTGAGCTGAGTGAGCAGTTACATGCTTACATTCAGCGTCATCAGGCGAATGGCTTCTCGGTTCTCCAGGCAGAATGGGAGGCTAATCACCTGTGGCAAGATCGGGCTGTATCGTTGATTGCGGGTTCGAGTCAGGTAGATGGCGTGGTGCTCGGAATAGATAGTCAGGGTGCGCTGCGCCTGAAGGTGGGTGGCGTGGAAAAAGTCTTTAGTGGTGGTGAGCTCAGTCTGAGGTTGCGTGATGATTCTTGA
- the hemJ gene encoding protoporphyrinogen oxidase HemJ, which yields MLYLWIKAFHIVSIVCWFAGLFYLPRLFVYHAQSEDTISKERFSVMERKLYRGIMGPAMIATLIFGGWLIYLNPSIFSMGGWIHAKLTLVVLLIGYHHMCGAQVKRFARGENTRSHVFYRWFNEVPVLILLAIVILVVVKPF from the coding sequence ATGCTCTATCTATGGATCAAAGCTTTTCACATTGTCAGCATCGTTTGCTGGTTTGCCGGGCTGTTCTACTTGCCGCGACTGTTTGTTTATCACGCGCAAAGCGAAGACACGATCAGCAAGGAACGCTTCAGCGTCATGGAGCGCAAGTTGTATCGCGGCATCATGGGCCCGGCAATGATCGCCACGCTGATCTTCGGCGGCTGGCTGATCTACCTCAACCCAAGCATCTTCAGCATGGGTGGCTGGATACACGCAAAACTGACTCTCGTCGTATTACTGATCGGCTACCACCACATGTGCGGCGCACAGGTAAAACGTTTTGCCCGTGGCGAAAACACCCGCAGCCATGTCTTTTATCGCTGGTTCAATGAAGTTCCGGTTCTGATATTGCTGGCTATCGTAATTCTGGTCGTGGTCAAGCCGTTCTAA